A stretch of Vigna angularis cultivar LongXiaoDou No.4 chromosome 4, ASM1680809v1, whole genome shotgun sequence DNA encodes these proteins:
- the LOC108330039 gene encoding uncharacterized protein LOC108330039 isoform X1 — MAFVAHQSQGLFVTSSSRHLPWSKRLKLKECFTKHHMNGRTNWHCSVKRNICLSVGPSCFCVSKLKPLKISAFRGSTRNDDSGTRASRLKAPKTSVRLGESEEAHNVPLSYASETNDSLPTSSSIHKLFNKWLTMLRTQPSSQEVEKIFEEPTSAGDLPKTLQGTQIKERGEVLKVAWSHFLALDATIKIPLLIFVPLYLAVNVKYGAEVSKDLTPLWILGPLIVAMQVMIIRWLCALYAFSFKQTVKLFKNSPTYCISAYSYIFRGKLKEDISTNVLQPILSAKNRDYRQLTRKKLKELQGWVLEMYLDFVESIWPYYCRTIRFLKRANLI, encoded by the exons GGTTTGTTCGTGACATCTTCCTCGAGGCATTTGCCATGGAGCAAAAGGCTGAAGTTGAAGGAGTGTTTTACAAAGCATCACATGAATGGAAGAACTAACTGGCATTGCTCAGTAAAGCGGAATATTTGTCTAAG TGTAGGACCTTCTTGCTTTTGTGTAAGTAAGCTCAAACCTTTGAAGATTTCAGCCTTTAGAGGCAGCACCCGAAATGATGATTCTGGAACCAGGGCTAGTAGATTGAAGGCACCCAAGACATCTGTTAGACTAGGAGAGAGTGAGGAAGCTCACAATGTTCCACTATCTTATGCATCTGAGACAAATGATAGCCTTCCAACGTCATCCTCTATTCATAAGCTTTTCAATAAATGGCTGACAATGTTGCGCACACAGCCGTCAAGTCAAGAAGTGGAGAAGATTTTTGAAGAACCCACATCAGCTGGGGATTTACCAAAAACTCTTCAAGGGACTCAAATTAAGGAAAGAGGTGAGGTTTTGAAGGTAGCATGGTCCCATTTTCTGGCCCTGGATGCGACAATAAAGATTCCTTTGTTGATATT CGTTCCTCTCTACCTGGCTGTTAATGTAAAATATGGTGCTGAAGTTTCCAAGGATTTAACTCCTTTATGGATTTTGGGGCCACTAATTGTGGCTATGCAAGTCATGATAATACGTTGGCTTTGTGCACTCTACGCCTTCAGCTTCAAACAGACTGTGAAATTATTCAAGAATTCTCCCACTTACTGCATTTCTGCCTATAGCTACATTTTTCGCGGCAAGCTCAAAGAGGATATCTCAACTAATGTTTTGCAGCCTATATTGAGCGCAAAAAATAGAGACTACAGACAACTAACAAGAAAAAAGTTGAAAGAATTGCAGGGTTGGGTACTGGAGATGTATCTTGATTTTGTGGAATCAATATGGCCCTATTATTGTCGAACAATCAGATTTCTGAAGAGGGCTAATcttatttag
- the LOC108330039 gene encoding uncharacterized protein LOC108330039 isoform X2 yields MNGRTNWHCSVKRNICLSVGPSCFCVSKLKPLKISAFRGSTRNDDSGTRASRLKAPKTSVRLGESEEAHNVPLSYASETNDSLPTSSSIHKLFNKWLTMLRTQPSSQEVEKIFEEPTSAGDLPKTLQGTQIKERGEVLKVAWSHFLALDATIKIPLLIFVPLYLAVNVKYGAEVSKDLTPLWILGPLIVAMQVMIIRWLCALYAFSFKQTVKLFKNSPTYCISAYSYIFRGKLKEDISTNVLQPILSAKNRDYRQLTRKKLKELQGWVLEMYLDFVESIWPYYCRTIRFLKRANLI; encoded by the exons ATGAATGGAAGAACTAACTGGCATTGCTCAGTAAAGCGGAATATTTGTCTAAG TGTAGGACCTTCTTGCTTTTGTGTAAGTAAGCTCAAACCTTTGAAGATTTCAGCCTTTAGAGGCAGCACCCGAAATGATGATTCTGGAACCAGGGCTAGTAGATTGAAGGCACCCAAGACATCTGTTAGACTAGGAGAGAGTGAGGAAGCTCACAATGTTCCACTATCTTATGCATCTGAGACAAATGATAGCCTTCCAACGTCATCCTCTATTCATAAGCTTTTCAATAAATGGCTGACAATGTTGCGCACACAGCCGTCAAGTCAAGAAGTGGAGAAGATTTTTGAAGAACCCACATCAGCTGGGGATTTACCAAAAACTCTTCAAGGGACTCAAATTAAGGAAAGAGGTGAGGTTTTGAAGGTAGCATGGTCCCATTTTCTGGCCCTGGATGCGACAATAAAGATTCCTTTGTTGATATT CGTTCCTCTCTACCTGGCTGTTAATGTAAAATATGGTGCTGAAGTTTCCAAGGATTTAACTCCTTTATGGATTTTGGGGCCACTAATTGTGGCTATGCAAGTCATGATAATACGTTGGCTTTGTGCACTCTACGCCTTCAGCTTCAAACAGACTGTGAAATTATTCAAGAATTCTCCCACTTACTGCATTTCTGCCTATAGCTACATTTTTCGCGGCAAGCTCAAAGAGGATATCTCAACTAATGTTTTGCAGCCTATATTGAGCGCAAAAAATAGAGACTACAGACAACTAACAAGAAAAAAGTTGAAAGAATTGCAGGGTTGGGTACTGGAGATGTATCTTGATTTTGTGGAATCAATATGGCCCTATTATTGTCGAACAATCAGATTTCTGAAGAGGGCTAATcttatttag